The following proteins are encoded in a genomic region of Xanthomonas cassavae CFBP 4642:
- a CDS encoding glycosyltransferase family 4 protein: MRVLHVYKDFAPHGGGGGVARHIHGLAVILTQAGHTVRILAPLSDSGVWPQGYAVVRATAWQLWHHVGWADVVHVHGARTPIAAAAAAVARLRGKRLIYTPHCYYDDDPAMSKRVRKWCWDHLIEKPLLRSAQPTVLLSAYWLNYLSRRRLSPRRALLLPNAVLAAEQCLPATARPPLGGTPALLSVGRLDAVKRLQDAIAALTEPTMDAAVLHVVGRGPDRARLEACAVALGVSARVHFYGFVSDAEVATMAALADVFVLPSAVEGMPTVLIEMLLLGCPVVASDIPGNRSILAQIGLQAALHRLGDSAALAACIGVQRQQRIGPERMAHVQADFTWEGLRAQVLTLYDGQAAQEPAT, encoded by the coding sequence ATGCGCGTCTTGCACGTCTACAAGGATTTCGCACCCCATGGCGGTGGCGGTGGGGTGGCGCGCCATATCCATGGGCTGGCGGTGATCCTGACGCAGGCCGGCCATACGGTGCGGATCCTGGCACCGCTGAGCGACAGCGGCGTCTGGCCGCAGGGCTACGCGGTGGTCCGCGCGACGGCCTGGCAACTGTGGCACCACGTCGGCTGGGCCGATGTGGTGCATGTGCATGGTGCGCGCACACCCATTGCCGCCGCCGCCGCCGCAGTGGCCCGGCTGCGCGGCAAGCGTCTGATCTACACCCCGCACTGCTATTACGACGACGACCCTGCGATGAGCAAGCGCGTGCGCAAATGGTGCTGGGACCACCTCATCGAGAAGCCGCTGCTGCGAAGCGCGCAACCGACCGTGCTGTTATCCGCCTATTGGCTGAACTATCTCTCGCGACGTCGACTGTCGCCCAGACGGGCCCTGCTGCTACCCAATGCCGTGCTGGCTGCCGAGCAGTGCCTGCCCGCGACGGCACGCCCACCACTGGGCGGCACGCCTGCGCTGTTGTCGGTCGGTCGGCTGGATGCGGTCAAACGGCTGCAGGATGCGATCGCAGCGCTCACCGAGCCGACCATGGATGCGGCAGTGCTGCACGTGGTGGGTCGCGGACCGGATCGGGCACGGCTGGAGGCCTGTGCAGTGGCGTTGGGTGTTTCCGCACGCGTGCACTTCTACGGTTTCGTCAGCGATGCCGAGGTGGCGACGATGGCGGCGCTGGCCGATGTCTTCGTGCTGCCATCGGCGGTGGAAGGCATGCCGACCGTGCTGATCGAAATGCTGTTGCTCGGTTGCCCGGTGGTTGCCAGCGATATTCCCGGCAATCGCTCGATCCTTGCCCAGATCGGCCTGCAGGCGGCATTGCACCGGCTCGGCGACAGCGCAGCGCTGGCCGCCTGCATCGGCGTGCAGCGACAGCAGCGCATCGGGCCGGAGCGTATGGCGCACGTCCAGGCGGACTTCACCTGGGAAGGCCTGCGAGCGCAGGTGCTGACGCTGTACGATGGACAGGCCGCACAGGAACCCGCAACGTGA
- a CDS encoding O-antigen ligase family protein yields MKRAYLLLAVLLWVHLGDLLVAWLYHGGALPAAAMLRPLRDGTLIVLAGIALVTVRMPRALLTMILMFGLIALAYAPVGYAHGLPLGIVIGSLGTLLLPMLLVLAGYWCMPHRADFRQAARWLVWLGIVSALFGIWDLAHTDFWVHTVRLPDYLAQVKGVLPKDTDPDTRLPWNFFGGEDDSRRAGGLVAAPLAQGQFLVTAALTALGLWQRRWPWRALLVCLALLAGVWMSGTRGAMLAGIVGVLGYLVSSRGLVRSAWARLLLVSGVALMLAAASYGIVVTAVNFRDGSTIGHWWALQRNLADLHQVVLWGGGLGRQGAVAARQALTDLGGGEGAVFTIAYQMGLPAALLFLAFIGWSLHVLWRAYRQHDDHLALAMFWLLVGMATTLISSDNAMTVSGAGGFWLLLGGALRHCHCLLLSRRPLGRTYRGNATQAGPAADMAAG; encoded by the coding sequence ATGAAGCGTGCGTACCTGCTGCTGGCGGTGCTGTTATGGGTCCACCTGGGGGATCTGCTGGTCGCGTGGCTTTACCACGGCGGCGCGCTGCCGGCTGCCGCCATGCTGCGGCCGTTGCGGGATGGCACGCTCATCGTGCTGGCCGGCATCGCGCTGGTGACGGTGCGCATGCCACGTGCGTTGTTGACAATGATCCTGATGTTCGGGCTGATCGCGCTCGCCTATGCACCGGTCGGATACGCGCATGGATTGCCGCTCGGCATCGTCATCGGCTCGCTTGGAACGCTCCTGCTACCGATGTTGCTGGTGCTCGCCGGTTACTGGTGCATGCCGCATCGGGCGGACTTCCGACAAGCAGCCCGCTGGTTGGTCTGGTTGGGCATCGTCAGTGCCTTGTTCGGTATATGGGACCTGGCACACACCGATTTCTGGGTGCATACGGTGCGGTTGCCGGACTACCTGGCGCAGGTGAAAGGCGTGCTTCCCAAGGACACCGATCCGGACACCCGGCTGCCATGGAACTTTTTTGGCGGCGAGGATGACTCCCGCCGGGCCGGCGGGCTGGTGGCCGCCCCGTTGGCGCAAGGGCAGTTCCTCGTCACTGCGGCACTGACCGCACTGGGTCTGTGGCAGCGGCGCTGGCCGTGGCGCGCCCTGCTGGTGTGCCTGGCGTTGCTGGCGGGCGTGTGGATGTCGGGCACGCGCGGGGCCATGCTGGCTGGCATCGTGGGGGTGCTGGGCTATCTGGTCAGTTCACGCGGACTGGTGCGATCGGCATGGGCACGGCTGCTGCTGGTAAGTGGCGTCGCGCTGATGCTGGCCGCCGCGTCCTACGGCATCGTGGTCACTGCCGTGAACTTTCGCGACGGCTCCACCATCGGCCACTGGTGGGCGCTGCAGCGCAATCTGGCTGATCTGCACCAGGTCGTGCTCTGGGGCGGTGGGTTGGGCCGGCAGGGTGCGGTGGCCGCACGCCAGGCGCTGACCGACCTGGGCGGCGGCGAAGGCGCCGTGTTCACCATCGCGTATCAGATGGGGCTACCGGCAGCGCTGTTGTTCCTGGCCTTTATCGGCTGGAGCCTGCACGTCCTGTGGCGCGCCTATCGCCAACACGACGACCATCTGGCGTTGGCGATGTTCTGGCTGCTGGTTGGCATGGCGACGACCTTGATCTCCTCCGACAACGCGATGACCGTGTCCGGCGCCGGCGGTTTCTGGCTACTGCTCGGAGGTGCCTTGCGTCACTGCCACTGCCTGCTGCTGTCCCGACGGCCGCTCGGGCGCACATACAGGGGCAATGCAACGCAGGCCGGACCTGCCGCCGACATGGCCGCGGGCTAA